Genomic DNA from Methylocystis sp. MJC1:
CGACGGCATTGGAGACCGGCTTATGAAGACGAACCGTTTTGGAGCGATATTCTCGATTGCTTTCGCGGCCGCGCTCGGCGCGAGCGCGGCTAGCGCACAGGAAGGGCCGGATCTGATCTTCCGCAAGTCGACCGACTTCAAATTGCTGACGCCCAACGACAAGCTCGCGACCTATGTTGTCGACGATCCGCTGATCGACGGCGTCGCCTGCGCTTTTACGGCGCATGAAAAGGGGGGCGTCGCCGGCATGTTCGGCGTCGCCGAGCAGACCTCGGAAGTATCGCTCGCCTGCAGCCAATTCGGGCCGATCAAGCTGCGCGCCGGCAAGGAGAA
This window encodes:
- a CDS encoding CreA family protein; its protein translation is MKTNRFGAIFSIAFAAALGASAASAQEGPDLIFRKSTDFKLLTPNDKLATYVVDDPLIDGVACAFTAHEKGGVAGMFGVAEQTSEVSLACSQFGPIKLRAGKENEKFSQGELAISERRSLFFKQMHIARGCDTRRNMLVYMVYSDKLVEGSPENSTSSVAIQPWGGSEPAKCANWVK